Proteins from a single region of Oncorhynchus nerka isolate Pitt River linkage group LG18, Oner_Uvic_2.0, whole genome shotgun sequence:
- the rhoh gene encoding rho-related GTP-binding protein RhoH, producing MSEETQVKCVLVGDSAVGKTALLVRFTSETFPECYKPTVYENTGVEVFMDGTPINLGLWDTAGNDTFRQIRPMSYQQADVVLICYSVANAASLASVKHKWLVEVRDNLPRVPVLVVATQTDQRDSGPHSASCSSAAEGKRLAQDIRAKGYLECSSLSNRGVQQVFECAVRTAVNQARKRTRPRMFDINSCVVF from the exons ATGAGCGAGGAGACCCAGGTGAAGTGTGTGCTGGTGGGGGACAGTGCTGTCGGGAAGACGGCCCTCCTGGTTCGCTTCACCTCAGAAACCTTCCCTGAGTGCTACAAACCAACTGTGTACGAGAACACTGGAGTGGAGGTCTTCATGGACGGGACTCCG ATCAACCTGGGTTTGTGGGACACGGCAGGAAATGACACGTTTAGACAGATCCGTCCGATGTCCTATCAGCAGGCGGATGTGGTCCTGATCTGCTACTCCGTGGCCAACGCCGCCTCCCTCGCCAGCGTCAAGCACAAGTGGCTGGTAGAG GTGCGTGACAACCTTCCCCGTGTCCCGGTGCTGGTGGTGGCCACCCAGACGGACCAGCGTGACTCCGGGCCTCACAGCGCCTCCTGCTCCTCCGCCGCCGAGGGCAAACGCCTCGCTCAGGACATACGGGCCAAGGGATACCTGGAGTGCTCGTCGCTAAGCAACCGCGGCGTGCAGCAAGTGTTCGAGTGTGCGGTGAGGACGGCGGTGAACCAGGCCAGGAAACGGACGCGCCCGCGGATGTTTGATATCAACAGCTGCGTGGTGTTTTGA